The proteins below are encoded in one region of Epinephelus lanceolatus isolate andai-2023 chromosome 7, ASM4190304v1, whole genome shotgun sequence:
- the hopx gene encoding homeodomain-only protein, producing the protein MSSKTECVNLSPYQIGVLEDNFKKDKHPAGTSLMLIAAEAGLTEEETKKWFHQRYSQWRQAEGLPAELGSVLDLA; encoded by the exons ATGTCTTCTAAAACGGAGTGTGTGAATCTGTCGCCGTATCAGATCGGAGTGCTGGAGGATAATTTCAAAAAGGACAAGCATCCGGCCGGGACGTCGCTCATGTTGATCGCTGCAGAGGCCGGGCTGACAGAGGAGGAAACTAAA AAATGGTTCCACCAACGTTACTCACAGTGGAGGCAGGCGGAGGGACTTCCGGCTGAACTGGGATCAGTGTTGGACCTGGCCTGA